The proteins below come from a single Carnobacterium divergens DSM 20623 genomic window:
- a CDS encoding hemolysin family protein: MILTIRFLGIVLLIAATAIFVAAEFALVKMRASRLDQMVTEGVKNAPLAKKVHSHLDAYLSACQLGITLTSLALGWIGESTVEAAIHPIFVYLNIPGAVTKVVAFAISFSIITFLHVVVGELVPKSFAISKTEQVVLFVVRPLHFFYKLMYPFIWGLNHSAGAVSRMLGFEFTGEGDESHSEEELRLIASESYKHGDINQSELNYLNRVFDFDNRLANEVMITRQEMVVMNCEMTIEEAAEFSLNEQYTRYPVIKDSKDDIVGVLNTRDLFHAYVKKNVKPTDTIESLIQPIIQVMETVPISDLLEKMKKEHRHLAILLDEYGGTEGLVTAEDILEELVGEIRDEFDIDEIPDIQKITASHYVVAGKVLLETIEKITKVKIDDESSVNTIGGWILSQKYDVEIGDEFTYQGLHFKVVELENHTVKTIELKFDEHEQ; encoded by the coding sequence ATGATATTAACAATTCGATTTTTAGGTATTGTGTTGCTGATTGCAGCAACTGCAATTTTTGTGGCAGCAGAATTCGCTTTAGTAAAAATGAGAGCCAGTCGTTTGGATCAAATGGTAACGGAAGGTGTTAAAAATGCACCGTTAGCAAAAAAAGTACACAGTCATTTAGATGCGTACCTGTCTGCCTGTCAATTAGGAATTACATTGACTTCTTTGGCATTAGGTTGGATTGGGGAGTCGACGGTTGAAGCAGCGATTCATCCAATTTTCGTTTATTTAAATATTCCAGGCGCTGTTACGAAAGTCGTAGCTTTTGCTATTTCATTTTCAATTATTACATTTTTACATGTAGTGGTAGGAGAATTAGTTCCAAAGTCATTTGCCATTTCAAAGACCGAGCAAGTTGTCTTGTTCGTTGTTCGTCCGTTGCATTTTTTCTATAAATTGATGTATCCATTTATTTGGGGATTAAATCATTCAGCGGGAGCTGTATCAAGAATGTTAGGATTTGAATTTACTGGTGAAGGCGATGAATCTCACAGTGAGGAAGAATTACGCTTAATCGCATCAGAAAGCTACAAGCATGGCGATATTAATCAATCTGAACTGAACTATTTAAACCGTGTTTTTGATTTTGACAATCGTTTAGCTAATGAAGTCATGATTACTAGACAAGAAATGGTTGTAATGAATTGTGAAATGACGATTGAAGAAGCAGCGGAATTTTCATTAAATGAGCAATATACACGTTATCCTGTCATTAAGGATTCAAAGGATGATATTGTAGGAGTCTTAAATACAAGGGACTTATTTCATGCGTATGTTAAAAAAAATGTCAAGCCTACAGATACAATTGAAAGTCTGATTCAGCCGATTATTCAAGTGATGGAAACTGTTCCAATCAGTGATTTGCTTGAAAAAATGAAAAAAGAACATCGTCACTTAGCGATTTTACTTGATGAATACGGCGGAACAGAAGGTCTTGTAACTGCTGAAGATATTCTCGAAGAATTAGTGGGCGAAATTCGAGATGAATTCGATATTGATGAAATTCCAGACATTCAAAAAATAACGGCTTCTCATTATGTGGTTGCTGGAAAAGTTTTACTTGAAACGATTGAAAAAATCACGAAAGTAAAAATAGATGATGAAAGTTCAGTTAACACTATTGGTGGTTGGATTTTAAGTCAGAAATATGACGTTGAGATAGGTGATGAATTTACTTATCAAGGTTTGCATTTCAAAGTAGTTGAATTGGAAAACCATACCGTTAAAACCATTGAGTTAAAATTTGACGAACATGAACAATAA